In Eremothecium gossypii ATCC 10895 chromosome IV, complete sequence, the genomic stretch CTACTCGGATCATCAGTGTATAAGGGTCGAAAAACAAACACGTCTGTGCGATGCAATAGGATTAACAGATATAGAGAGACTAGTCATCTTCCATGACAGTATGTGGATTTTGTTCCAAAAATTGTTCTAGGGAAAGTTGTCTCACCTGGTTAAGAAGTTCTTCATCTTGAAGGGCCGATAAATGCGCCATGCGCAAAGAATCATCCTTAACAAATGTGTTAATGGTTTCAACAACATCTTCAAATTCTATAGTCGTTGGTTTGGGTGGAAGAACGTCGAATTCAAACACTTCGTTGGAAGACCATATGCGTTCGGGAATTTTAGCCATGACCGTCGATTCTTGGGATAAAATGGCAAATCTTAATAATCCTATTGGAATACCGTCCACGAAAAAGTGATTGCCGCTCCCCGGTATGTTTGACGGAGGCATTACTACCTCTATGTCCCCTGCACGGTGGTACCGGTTAAGTAAATTCGAGATCTCATCGTGGAGCCACGCCAATGCTGTGTCTGACCATATCGCCTTCATGCGAACGGAGTAAGCCTTCACTTCAATCTCGACGGTAGGAGTCATGTGCTCGGCCAGGTCTACGACAGAAGAGCCAAGCAGCACATCAGTGAACAGAGCATGAAGAGAAACAGCGTGATACTTGAACGCGCGTTCCAATTCCCGCCGAGCGCTTTCTTTGTCTGAGACGTGCAGATGGCTCACCACAGATCCAAGAGCTATCCCTAAGGTATACCAGTCTCTATAGTCGGTTACAAGAGACGACCGAGAGAGTTTCAACATGTAACTGTACTCTTTATTCAGTAAAACGTAGTGATCAATGAAATAACGAACGCCTAGTGGATCTTCCAATGGCGAAAGCGACCATAAGACTTTAGCCCACGCACTTGCAGTCCCTACTGCACCCCGCTGCGATATTATTTGCAGATACCTGAAGATGGCCAAGTAGAACTGCCTGTTGTAAAAATAGATGTAGGGCAGTTGGCACTGCCGCCCATCAAACACAATGCCATTTTTAATCGCCCGATCAAAAACGAAAAGCGCTCTTTCCACTAGACCGTTACTATTAGAAGAGTCGCCCTGCCTTACAAGTATCAGGGCCACTTGCAGTAGGGCGGGGACGTGATAAGGATACTTTGACGAGATGGTATTGATAAGTGCCTCGTGGTCCGGGTGGAGGATCACATTCAAATAGAATTCCGTCAAGGCTTTCTTGTGTATATCTTCGCTCAACGGTTCAAATTTGTAGAATGAGAAGTGCTTCTGCCACTTGGTGACGTTAACATCAAGCACGTCGGCCCAGTCTGCCGGGCTTTTCCATGCCTCGTAATCCAGTAGGTCTGCCCTATCCAGCGAAGTCATAATGAATTCACCCCGAGGTGTCGGTAGCCAATCTTCTTTTATTTTGCTAAACTGCAATCTACGCACAACACCGCCGTTAGGAACAGATCTACGGTCTTTGCCGCCCCAGTTCCGCACAAGTCGTTTCATGCGCTGGATCTGTTTCAGAACCTGTGGAGAAACGTGAGTCGAGGTCATCGAATCAACGTCCTGCACGGACTCTGGAGATAAGTCCCCGAACAGCGCCCGGAACTCTGTATCTGGAGAAAGATTTTTGAACTCGATGCCCCCAAATACATCATCAAACCCCGTAAAATCGCTAAACTTCGTGAACGCTGGGTCCCACATCACCTCCTGCTTCCTTATATCCCCTTCGGTCCAGCTGGACTCCGATGCTGTATCGTATTCGTCGTCGGAAGAAACGCTCTGCAGTCGCTGTGACGCCTCCTGCGGCCCGGAAGCCATCGCATCCTTTAGCTGAAACTCACGCAAGATCTCTTCGAAGTCGCCATCCGACTCTTGGTCGGACTCAGGCTTCGCCTTCTGCCGattcttcttcttcttcttcctTTGGTTCCGCTTTTTGGACGCGGCCCCCTGTACTGAGGGCGCTCTCGCCTCTTGCTCCACATCTGATGACTTGTCCGCAGCGTCTacctgctcctcctcgtctTCAGCATCCTGCGCATCGAACAGAGCGAAAACGTTCCCTTGGCTTGGTAGTGCCTGGGGTTTCTTGGTTCCCTTGGCGGGCTGCGTGTCCCCCGTGAGCTTGGCAAGGGTGGCCTCTAGGTCGTCTTTTGCGAGCCTTCTGACATGTCTGGAACTCATATTGGACCTCgctgggtttgcaagctGTCGGCCTCCGTACTGGTAGCTGAACCTAACCGCTCCCCGCTGAACTTTTTATCTGGATCCTATAACGTGTATATTTATCGACTCCAAAAAATTTTCAGGCGCGATGAGCTTAACCTGGTCGAGCCCATCCGTGCCATTACTACCCATCGCCGCCAAGATAAAGCACGGATGGCAAAGAAGAAGACATTAAAGCAGCAGGACttccagaagaagaaacTGAAGGTCGGAAAGCCGAAGCAGGCTGCGTCGAACGCCACGGATACCTCGTTCGTGGCCAAGACAATCCACCTGCCTAATCAGACAAAGCTGACCTCCACAAATGACGCCGAGGCAGACCTGTTACGGCGGCTCTCGTTGTGCAAACACCACAGCGAAATTACCCGCAAGGAAACGCTTATCTACCTACAGGTTGCAGTGCCCCGCGTGATCCACGGCCAGGTCGCGTCCCGCCTGATGTCAGCGTGCATCCCGCTGATGTGCGACCCCAACAAGCACGTGCGCGAGGAGCTGCTCAAGCTGCTGGACGTCGTCGGCAGCTGCGACGCAAACACCATGCGCCTGTACATGCGCCCGCTCGTGCTGTTCATGGGCAGTGCCATGACGCACATCTCCGCTGGCGTGCAGCGCGACAGCGGCCGATTCCTGCAGTGCGTGCTGCGCCACGCAGGCCACGAGCTCGTCCGAGCAGCGTGGGTCAAAATGCTGCGCGGCCTTTGCAACGTCCTGGGCTGgccgctgcgcggcgccgcctccgccagcgccggcgccggcagcAACGTCGTCAGCATGCACAAAAACCGCGCCCTGCAGCACCAGAACCTGCAGGCGCTTGCAGATTTCATCCGTCTGGGCTGCGCAGAGCCCGCGGCTGCCGCCCTCGCCGGCTGTGCTGCCCCCGCGCTCTACGCCAAGTACCTGCTCCCCGACTGCCCGCAGCCCTACAGTCACCTCAAACTTTTCGTCCGCGAGTTTCCCGCAGacaccgccgccgccgcccgcccccTGCATGAGCTTGACACCCTGGTCTGCGAGGACGCCGCCACGCGCCGCGATGTGTTTCTGGGCCATTTCCGCCCTGTCCTCGCCGCCCAGCTGCCCTCGCTCGTCAAGGACGGCGGCGACTGCGGCCGCGTAGCCGCcaacctgctgcagctgctggaccaCGTCCAGCAAGCCGCGGCCTGACGTACATAGCATAACACAGCATCGCTCCTGCCCCAGCCGCCCGACCGCGCCCGCGCGTTGTGCTACCGTTGCACTGGCCCATGGTGCGGCCCGGCCGTCCgttatcacgtgactgccgcgccgccgcgagCCCAACCCCCTCCAGACAAAACTACGTCTcccgccagctgcagcacgACGTCAGCAGGTGCCGCCGCAGCCCTTTATCATCGGTCCGACCCTTTATCGCTACCGGACCCGGGGAACGCTGCGTGGGCTGCAGTTGCACGCAAGCGCCAACGCCGATCGTAGGCAAGTCTGGCACACGCTCGGattcagcagcagcagctccatCAGCACGGCTCGAAAGCCGGCAGCCCGGGCTACCATGACAAGGCTTCAGACTCCCTAATTTCTTCAAGAACGCAAACTGCGGCGCCCACGCGACGCAGGCGACAGAAACTACAGAGCTGAAAAGAGGAATTAACAGCACGAAGCCGAATCACGCCCAAGATCAGCGCGGATATTGTTTTTTCAGGCTGCTTACAATTGGTGAGATTTTTTTCCAGGTTGTTTTCTTCCCTCCACTCTGCGTTGGGGTGTTGTGAAGCGGCGAGGAGCGATCAGACTGACCTTTCAAGCGAGCTACAAGCGGTGGCCAGTTGCAAGCAGTTACaagagcggcgcagggGTAGGCTGGTTGTCATTTGCTGGACCAAATGTCTTTCAACGCGCACTACGGGGCGCAGAGTGCGCAGGATTACACGTATGGGGGCGCGGGATATGCCGCGCAGGGTGGCGCAgccggcgggcggcagGCGTCGGCGTCGTCGGTGGGGTCGGCAGCATCCAATGGAGCGGACACGAGCTCCACGCAGCTGTACATGGGGGATCTGGACCCCAGCTGGACGGAGGGCGACATCAAGCAGATCTGGGCCACGCTAGGCGAGGCGAACGTGCAGGTGAAGCTGATCAAGAACAGCAGCGGGGGCGGCAACTCGGGGTACTGCTTTGTTGAGTTTCCGTCGAACCTGGCAGCGACGAacgcgctgctgaagaCGGGGCTGCCGATCCCGGTGGACGCATCGCGCACGCTGAAGCTGAACTGGGCTTCGTTTGCGACGACACCGGGTTCCGAATTTTCCATCTTTGTGGGGGACCTTGCGCCGAATGTGACGGAATCGCAGCTGTTCGAGCTGTTTATCTCGCGTTACTCGTCAACTCTAAACGCGAAGATTGTGTTCGACCAGGGAACGGGAGTATCGAAGGGCTACGGCTTTGTGAAGTTCGGCAACGAGgcggagcagcagcggtCACTACTCGAGATGCAGGGCGTGTTCCTGAACGGGAGGGCGATTCGCGTGTCCACGACTTCCAAGAACAAGTCCAGGTTTCAAAGCGGAAATCCCGCGTCTGCTGCGCCTGCGAGTCCGGCGAGCACGGCGGTGAACAGCCCGGGGCTCGCTCAGGGGAGCAACGTGCAGACCCTTTTACAGCAGTCCCAGTTTATATATCCTGTCCAGCAGCAACCTGCGTTGTCTCAGTTTGCGGATCCAAATAACACCACGGTTTTCATCGGCGGGTTGTCTTCGCTCGTGACTGAGGATGAGCTACGGGCTTACTTCCAGCCATTCGGACAGATAGTCTACGTGAAAATCCCGGTCGGCAAAGGATGCGGCTTTGTCCAGTACGTGGATCGCAGTTCGGCAGAGAACGCGATCGCCAAGATGCAAGGATTTCCAATTGGTAATTCGAGGGTGCGGCTCTCATGGGGCAGGAGCGCAAAGCAAACAGCCGCTATGCAGCAGGCGTTTGCCATAGCActacagcagcagcagcagcagcagcagcagcagcagcaagcCCGCCCGCAGCATTCCCAGCAACATCAGTATCAGCATCAACAGCATCAACAGCAGCCTCAACATGTCATTTCTGCACAGCCGTtgctgcagcagcaatTGCAACTACAATTTCCCTATCAGCATCAACCTGCCATGCCGCAGGCCTACGGTTACACATTGGACTCGTTGAGCGGCACCGGTTCGAAACATGTTCCAATGCAGGGTTTTCTTTCCGGTAATATCGGCTTCCAACCTTCTACGGCAATTGATAGCTCTCCAGCAACGACCTTGCTTCCCAACCTTTCTTCGTTGGACTACTCTGGGTTTCCACCTTCCACGTCAGCGTTCAACTTTTCACCCACGAACTCTTTAGGCACCAGCTTTCACCAACATCGCCTAGATTTCTCAAGCAATGGCAGCGTGTCCCAGGCTACTCAGGCACCAACAACCGCGACTAGCGGTCAGTCTACATCGCATCCACAGATTTTAGTGCAGGGCGGCGAGGCATATGTCAAGGGTAAAGGTGCATCCCTGGACAGATTAGAGCAAGGTAGCAATGGTTATATTTTTGTCTGATTCGATACCGTGTCCTACAGACTTTTAGTTATGGTCCAACTCTGCCAGTTCCAGTTTTGTTGTTTTTGGTTTAATTATATTTGTTACCATTTAATTTATTGCGCTTTTTGTTACGTTTCATGTTATTCCCGTCAGCTAAGTTTATTAGCTTACCAGTATTATCAGTATATTCATCGTTTAATTTGCGTTTTTGTCTATGTCTTTCCTCATAGTCTCCCCGGAGAACACAGAACATTTGCTGGGGGCGATTGTTTCCCGGTCCGTTCCAATTATTAAATGAAGATTTATTTAATTTATGACGTTTATCGTTTAGCATAAGGCTAAGTAATTATGAAAGTATGAAAGAATGAAAACTACAAAATAGAAGATAGGTCACTCGAGGACAGTTACCTACGAAGGTTCTTTCTTCCCTTCGAGAGACGCATGCGGATGTGCGAATCCAGTTGATGAGAATTATTTTCCGCGGGCTTCTTCGTGCTCCGAGTTCAGGATTTTATATTCCGTTATTTTTAATGCCTCAAATACCGACAGTATGCAGATCCAAAGACAATTCTGTCTCGTAGTATGATCACCGGAGGGCAATCTCTATATGACGCTATTGATCCCGCCTTGCGATCGGTTCCTACGATATGAAACAAGCCCTAAAATTGACACGTTTTTTAACGCGACCGAAGGTGAAACCATGGCCAGTGCCATTGTCTGCAGTGCTCCAATGGCATGCTGAAACAACAGCCTTGGTCGCCTTCCAACACTGCTTGCTGCCTGTAACGCGACCTATTGTCTTTCTACTTGTTGAAATATGGCTTTTCAAAAAGGGTATGCGCAAAATTGGATCAAGATACAGCACCCACGTCTGCCGCGGAGATATCATGTGATCCGCTTACGCAATATAGGCAGTAGCGTTTTATAATGGGCCAAGATCTCGTTCGCACGTGCTTGTCTCCGCTCGACCATAGCCCGGAACCAGGTACAGTTTCACAGATATTTCGTCGATCAGCCTGCGTCCTAAATATGGCAGCAAGATTAAGTTGCCTTATTTGTTACGGGAAAGATTTGTCGAGACGAAGCCGCAGCTTGATCTCTTGCCTGCCTCCGGGAGAAAGGAACGGCGCGGGCAAAGGCAAGGCGGTTAATCCTCGACACCAGCATTTCAAATGGGCACCAATTTATTGACGCATCGCCCCGCGCCACCCTACTTCCTCTTTCGACTGGGGATTAATCACACCATGTGTATCCTCCCAACGGAGCTAAGAGCAGCCTGCAAGATATATGTCCTAAAATCATAGGAACCCAAGATCCGCTACAGTGCTAATCCCAGCGTGTATATCCTTGCTTGAGGTTTATTGAATGCAAGAATTCAGCAGATCCAAGAGTACGTAACTTTTATAGACTGATTACCACACTATTTGTACTGCCTAGCACATCTTCAAGTGGGCCACTAGCCTGACTATAGCTAGTCACAATTGGCCTACTGTCTAGGAGCGGCGTATCCGCTGCGCCCCACATGAGGACTGTGCAGTGCCAAAAAAGAGTGACAGCGCAGCACAGGCAACTCGCCAGCTCGCAGGGGCAGCATGTTTGAGGTACGATCACGCGAATGCCAAACGCGAATTAGGGAGATAAGGTCCTTTTTCGGAATTTTATATGGAGAGTCCTACATGTTAGCGAAATGTTTCTATAGAATAATGAGTAGTAATAATAGCTATCAAATTTGAAGCTTGACCACGAAATGAAATCTAGATTGACCAATAGGAGGTAGGTGCCCTGACAGGGAGGTCGGAAGTGGGATTGGGCAGTATGATGGCGGGTGGTGAGGCCCAGAAAGACATTTGCAAAGCTCGTAGCGGGATGAATTCATTTATGCATGCTAATCACACGGTAACGTAAATCCGAAATTGCAACCACCGTGCTCTGGTTTGGCTGTGCGCGCAGTAGTGCTGGACAATCAGCCTGCCTGCTGTCCTTGTGGTGAAGAATTTTGCGAGTGAGTGTCGACCAGTTCGCTGCCTCTGCTGTGCAGCCGCTCATGCCGCAGCATGTTGCTTCTCACATTAAAACTTTTGCTGCAGCCAGGGTGCCGGCAGCTGAACGGCCGCTGTCCTGTATGGGTCAGCATGTGCGTTTTGAGTGTAGAGGGCCGCCGGCATTCGCGACCGCAAACCTTACACACATTCTTCTTGGTGCTCACGGAGTAGTTCGGTTTGGCTACCGACATGCCCGGTGAAAGCGGGTGCGTAGACATTGTCGAGCTTAACGGCGGCGAGATGTACGGCTGGCCCTGCTGTGACTCGGAGGATGCTATGATGAAGGTACGTTGGACTTCCTGGGGCTCTGTTCCCGGCATAATTTGAGATATCGACGGCAGTCGCAGCTGGGGCTGCGCTGCAGATGGCTCGACGGGCGGTGGGAGGGACGCCAGCAGTTGACTCAAATGTTGGTAGATGCTGTTGTATTCCTCCGTCGTCAACTCGCCGTTCAGCGACTGGAATATCGACTTCTTCAGCATCGCTAACTCGCCCATAATCGCCGTGACCTGGGGCGAGCTCTGTCGCAGCGCGTACGAGCCTGGCATGATATGAGCGTGCTTGTCGACCGCCACCTGGTGCATGAGTGGAGGTATCACCGGCTGGGGGCCCACAGGCGAGCCCACAGCGCTCGCATTAATGGTTAGCAGCCCATCTGCGCCCCGCTGCGAGTACAGCGGCATGGGCAAAGAACTGGGTCCCTTGCTGTGCGCATCTGAGATTGGGATCGGCTGAGAGCGGTAGTGTGTAGTGTGCATTTGTAGACATTCGCTGTTCCTGCCTAATGTGCAATGCAGCAGCTCTTCCTCTGTGGCCCTTGCAGTTCTGTCCAATCTTAGTTATATAGCACGAACCCGAAAGTATGAAAGATCGTATACATATATACCCTCCATAAAAGCCGAACATCTTCCTTTCCTGAGGAATGTGCATAAGCCCATGAAAAATCAACCGTAATCGTCAAGCAAGGAAAATTCCAGCCAGATAATAATAACATTAGCGCGAAGATCCTTTTTTTAAAAATTTGTTTTTACTGCGTTCTCTTGGCTCTTCTATACTGACGAGACTGAACCTCAGAGCACATGATCAGCCGGCGCGGCTGCGTGCGTTCCTTCGTCCCTAACTGCGTACATAGACATTGAGCCTTGTTCTATCTTTGTAGTTATCCACTGCACATTAGCGCTGCAGCACTTGGAGGTTACGGGGGCTTGTCTGCATCGCGGCCTGTCTTGAGATGAATTCGTAATTCCGTTTTCGGAGATGTAACGCACATCAAAGGCGATCACGTTCTCGCAAAAACACGGCGTGTGCCTCGAAGCGGGGCAAAGAGCTCAAAATGGCATTCTAATATTTTCACTCAGTTTTCATCAGGCACCATTACCGCTGCATGCTGTGTGCGCTGGCACAGACACCGCGCAGCGGCCCTGCGCGCGAGCGGACCTTGCTGCAGCGAATCTGGCTATCGCCTTGCGTAACTGCTGGTATGGCAGCCGGGCGGCAGATCTTGAAATAATTATTAACACGGCCCGTGGACGAGCCGACAGGCGGCGATGAGAAGGCGAGTGGCGAATGCCTCCTCGCGATGCTGCAAAGCAGCCGCAGCATCTCCTAAGAGCGCTTAGCGACCTGCAGCTGTACGCTTGGTTTCATGCGCTGCAAGGCTCTAATGCAATGCAGGCCATGCATCTCCGCATGCCGATATGAGTGTACACTGCGGGTTGTGTTTTCTAAGCCATCTGTAACAGGTCTTCCTTCGCTGACCTATGTTTCGCGATGTGGTTACCCTGGCCTTACTTTTCCCCGTGCTCCGGGTGTTAGATTTTCTGCCTCGCAAGTTCTGGGCTTACTCGCCACCTTGCGAAGTTCTTCACAACAGGTAAAAGAAAGGCTCGTAAACACAGGATTCTGCACCAAACAAGGGAAAATCGGCCTCGAATTAGGTATAGAGTGGCAGTATTGGATTGTACAGCAGCTGAGGTTTCTATAGGTAGTGCAAGATTAAGGAATAACCGGTCATAAGGCGGTCAAATTTTGGGTAATCGTTACCGGGGACAGGAGCGATGACGAAAGCCAACGGGGCTGAGCAGTTGGCAGACTGGAAGTTCCAGTACGACCTTTTAACCAATGAACTGTTCCATCTGCACGAATTCACATCTTTGCTGGAGTTTGATCCGGCGTTCCGACACGAGTCGGACTCGTTTGCTCGGTTTCTGGCCGACAAGCATCTAGAGCTGCGTATGGAAGAGGACGCCGGCGCGCCTGGGCTGGAGGAGAGCAGCGCAATGCGACGAATCAGGCGGCGTCAGAAGCGTGGGCGCGGCGAGGAAGAAGGGAATGCTCTGCTGAAGGGCGTTGAGGAACTGGTGGAGCAGAAGTACGCCGATctgcgcgcgcggctgGACCGGCCTATGTTGAAGCAGGGACCACGCAAGAGAAAACAGCCTGGTGATGCGGCCAAGACTGCACTGCCACATGATTCCAAGAAGCGGAAGTCGGCCGTGGTGCGCAAGGAGACGAACGACGAAGAACATCTGAAGGAAGAGAAGAGTGCATCGCCCACTGTGTGGAGCCCTGAGTCGCCACAACGGGATACCTAC encodes the following:
- the NAM8 gene encoding Nam8p (Syntenic homolog of Saccharomyces cerevisiae YHR086W (NAM8)); translation: MSFNAHYGAQSAQDYTYGGAGYAAQGGAAGGRQASASSVGSAASNGADTSSTQLYMGDLDPSWTEGDIKQIWATLGEANVQVKLIKNSSGGGNSGYCFVEFPSNLAATNALLKTGLPIPVDASRTLKLNWASFATTPGSEFSIFVGDLAPNVTESQLFELFISRYSSTLNAKIVFDQGTGVSKGYGFVKFGNEAEQQRSLLEMQGVFLNGRAIRVSTTSKNKSRFQSGNPASAAPASPASTAVNSPGLAQGSNVQTLLQQSQFIYPVQQQPALSQFADPNNTTVFIGGLSSLVTEDELRAYFQPFGQIVYVKIPVGKGCGFVQYVDRSSAENAIAKMQGFPIGNSRVRLSWGRSAKQTAAMQQAFAIALQQQQQQQQQQQQARPQHSQQHQYQHQQHQQQPQHVISAQPLLQQQLQLQFPYQHQPAMPQAYGYTLDSLSGTGSKHVPMQGFLSGNIGFQPSTAIDSSPATTLLPNLSSLDYSGFPPSTSAFNFSPTNSLGTSFHQHRLDFSSNGSVSQATQAPTTATSGQSTSHPQILVQGGEAYVKGKGASLDRLEQGSNGYIFV
- the IPI1 gene encoding Ipi1p (Syntenic homolog of Saccharomyces cerevisiae YHR085W (IPI1)); translated protein: MAKKKTLKQQDFQKKKLKVGKPKQAASNATDTSFVAKTIHLPNQTKLTSTNDAEADLLRRLSLCKHHSEITRKETLIYLQVAVPRVIHGQVASRLMSACIPLMCDPNKHVREELLKLLDVVGSCDANTMRLYMRPLVLFMGSAMTHISAGVQRDSGRFLQCVLRHAGHELVRAAWVKMLRGLCNVLGWPLRGAASASAGAGSNVVSMHKNRALQHQNLQALADFIRLGCAEPAAAALAGCAAPALYAKYLLPDCPQPYSHLKLFVREFPADTAAAARPLHELDTLVCEDAATRRDVFLGHFRPVLAAQLPSLVKDGGDCGRVAANLLQLLDHVQQAAA
- the RQC1 gene encoding Rqc1p (Syntenic homolog of Saccharomyces cerevisiae YDR333C); the protein is MSSRHVRRLAKDDLEATLAKLTGDTQPAKGTKKPQALPSQGNVFALFDAQDAEDEEEQVDAADKSSDVEQEARAPSVQGAASKKRNQRKKKKKNRQKAKPESDQESDGDFEEILREFQLKDAMASGPQEASQRLQSVSSDDEYDTASESSWTEGDIRKQEVMWDPAFTKFSDFTGFDDVFGGIEFKNLSPDTEFRALFGDLSPESVQDVDSMTSTHVSPQVLKQIQRMKRLVRNWGGKDRRSVPNGGVVRRLQFSKIKEDWLPTPRGEFIMTSLDRADLLDYEAWKSPADWADVLDVNVTKWQKHFSFYKFEPLSEDIHKKALTEFYLNVILHPDHEALINTISSKYPYHVPALLQVALILVRQGDSSNSNGLVERALFVFDRAIKNGIVFDGRQCQLPYIYFYNRQFYLAIFRYLQIISQRGAVGTASAWAKVLWSLSPLEDPLGVRYFIDHYVLLNKEYSYMLKLSRSSLVTDYRDWYTLGIALGSVVSHLHVSDKESARRELERAFKYHAVSLHALFTDVLLGSSVVDLAEHMTPTVEIEVKAYSVRMKAIWSDTALAWLHDEISNLLNRYHRAGDIEVVMPPSNIPGSGNHFFVDGIPIGLLRFAILSQESTVMAKIPERIWSSNEVFEFDVLPPKPTTIEFEDVVETINTFVKDDSLRMAHLSALQDEELLNQVRQLSLEQFLEQNPHTVMEDD
- a CDS encoding C2H2-type zinc finger protein (NOHBY437; No homolog in Saccharomyces cerevisiae; Similar to Ashbya gossypii AEL077W); translated protein: MHTTHYRSQPIPISDAHSKGPSSLPMPLYSQRGADGLLTINASAVGSPVGPQPVIPPLMHQVAVDKHAHIMPGSYALRQSSPQVTAIMGELAMLKKSIFQSLNGELTTEEYNSIYQHLSQLLASLPPPVEPSAAQPQLRLPSISQIMPGTEPQEVQRTFIIASSESQQGQPYISPPLSSTMSTHPLSPGMSVAKPNYSVSTKKNVCKVCGRECRRPSTLKTHMLTHTGQRPFSCRHPGCSKSFNVRSNMLRHERLHSRGSELVDTHSQNSSPQGQQAG